A section of the Primulina eburnea isolate SZY01 chromosome 1, ASM2296580v1, whole genome shotgun sequence genome encodes:
- the LOC140811362 gene encoding uncharacterized protein, giving the protein MSFYTLISAIMSTGPVLALLNEKLTGENFLKWKSNINIALVCENLKFVLTEECPPEPPLNASRSVREIYDRWIAANNKAKGYMLVGMNDVLRLKHENVENSYEIMDSLQAMFGQQSSQSKHEAIKNAMNAKMKKGQSVGAHVLNMVNYFTEAETHGATIDDGTQVSMILESLPPTFLQFKRNYVRNKHDYNMTQLLNELQTFEAISIGKVQEGEANVVKGKSPSSKASLKRKNKGKGKGAPKKQKNWNGSNDKKKGDTTKPKENVFTVGLMVIGRETAPSISLT; this is encoded by the coding sequence ATGTCGTTTTATACATTAATTTCAGCAATCATGTCTACTGGTCCTGTTCTTGCTTTACTTAATGAAAAGTTGACTGGTGAAAACTTTTTGAAATGGAAGAGTAACATTAACATTGCCCTCGTCTGTGAGAACCTCAAATTTGTATTAACGGAGGAGTGTCCTCCCGAGCCCCCTTTGAATGCTTCTCGTAGTGTACGAGAAATATATGATCGATGGATCGCAGCAAACAATAAAGCCAAGGGCTACATGTTAGTTGGAATGAACGATGTGCTTAGACTTAAGCACGAGAATGTAGAGAATTCTTATGAGATAATGGATTCTCTGCAAGCTATGTTTGGTCAACAATCTAGTCAATCTAAGCATGAAGCCATTAAGAATGCGATGAATGCTAAGATGAAGAAAGGCCAATCAGTTGGAGCGCATGTTTTAAACATGGTTAACTACTTCACTGAGGCTGAGACTCATGGTGCGACTATAGATGATGGTACACAAGTGAGCATGATTTTGGAATCATTGCCTCCGACTTTCCTGCAATTCAAGAGAAACTATGTCAGGAACAAGCATGATTATAACATGACACAATTGCTCAACGAGTTGCAAACCTTTGAGGCCATTTCCATTGGAAAAGTCCAAGAAGGTGAGGCAAATGTTGTCAAGGGTAAGTCACCTTCCTCCAAAGCTAGTTTGAAAAGAAAGAATAAGGGGAAAGGAAAGGGAGCTCCTAAAAAGCAAAAGAATTGGAATGGTTCCAATGACAAAAAGAAGGGTGACACTACAAAGCCAAAGGAAAATGTTTTCACTGTGGGATTGATGGTCATTGGAAGAGAAACTGCCCCAAGTATCTCGCTGACGTAA